The DNA window aaaaaaaaagtgaaaacatatatttttatatatattgttcaGAAATACACTGGCactctattttctttttgaagaactagggttaaagaaaaaaataaactgaagtGTCATGctcaaatacattttttttttatttagaaaatcgaaaaactaatttttttaatttttaaaatttataccaAGTTTaagaaacatattttaaaaattctttgttgttttttttttttttttacaatttttcatcatttttaaaacGAAATATTATGTACAAGCACCTTTTAGTTTGTGAtgtaaaagtttaaaattatatattttctacatATTCATGTTTAGTTAGTTagtttcataaatttaattttcattacaaatatatatagtataaatatgtttttagttaaCAATATTCCACAAAATTAATATTCCACAATAAAATtatcacaaatataaaatattaaaatgactattatatataaattatggttttgattCTTAGTGAACAATAGATGTAATCTTGGAGTGTTCTTATCGCTATGAgcaaatattattcatatttttattgaaaaaaactgcaaatagaaaaaagatgaagagtcatctcaattttttttcccttcccgGCATGTGACTGGCAAACTGGACCTTAGAATGATTCCCACCTGAAATAGGGTTTGTTTGTTAGGATGGAGGCCAGTGGGAGAAAAGATGCCTCATCGTGAAAAGAAGCAACTCTGGGATTGGACAGCACGGAGGAGATGAATTCACTCGTAGCCATCACCAAACAGCTGATGCCAACATCGCTTGTTTCATGCATTGGGCAACGCATGATTTAACCCATCGGGTCATCAACAGTGCGGTGTAGTGGAAAGCAACAAGCGCATCGCTATCATTTTAAGAACCTTGATTGGACTGAACTGATGGGATGGGACcggtaaatgaaagaaaataacttCTTGTTTTATAGGCTGTTTTTACTACTGTTTATGTTATTAATACTCTCCACGGCCGCGGCTGTGCATCGCTGTGTTTGTGTGGCAGCAGAGctgaattaatcaattaaaggtTTGCTTTCGCCGACAAAAGGAATCAATTCACGGCCACTTCAGATATATCAAGGACATTTatgctcttcttttcttttctttttccctgcTGCGTAGCCACCCATGTATGTGGTTATATGAcgctctttattttctttaccgGATCATGCATATAATGGAGGCAGTCTCTCCGCCCTTATCGAGCCAACTTTCCGGTGATCAGCGGGCAGATTGCAGTAGCAAGAGTTTTGTTTAATGTATACATGAATCCCAAACACTATGGTTAGCACAGCTTATTGATCATAATTAAGTCCCACCATTAACTTAAATATTCTACCTATTTTCTCAGGAGAGGAGCCTGCTGCATGTATACAGTACAAATTATTGCAATACTTCAACAGGAACTTTACCAGGAGCTTGGCCAGTTCTGTGTGTACGAAATCAGAATATTGATGGCATGCACTATTCATTTAGCTTAATGAGGACGAGAAACTTGCAGCTGCTGAACTAGATATACCAAATAATTAAACGGCTATATATGACCTGTTATAGCTCCTGATGATATATCACGTGGTTCTTTTTTGGGTAATTTTTTCCATGTCCTGAAGGGTATTCTGCAATTTCATACCATTTCTTACAATGAAGGCGGAAATAAGAAGAAGGAAGGAgggggggaggaggaggaggaggaggggagGAGGAGGAATGAACTGAATTAAAATCCAGGCTTTATATTTATCACTTGTCAAGACCGTCGAAGAATAAAATCAacctttttttatctgaaacaataaaaaaaaaataggaggaAAACTTGTTGAGGAATAACATTACAATCATGAGCCTataatttgagataaaaaaaaaaaaaaaagttttttcaaaGACAGAATTGTAAATTTATAAGTTGTgtatacttatattttttaaaatctattgaaACGAATTttactaaacaaaaaacacaaaggaaGTGAGCATTTTAATTGATTAGAGTGACATCAACTCCAAGAAGGCGTTTCtagttatgttttttaagagttttttttttttttaaaaaaaaattaattgataatattttttaaaatactaatattaaaaataaaaaaatatagaaaaaataccactattaaaaaattcatttcaatagattttaaaaagtattctGCCCGTTAAGGTTATGACAGTAAATATCAGGCTGGTACACGTGTCAGATTTTGTGTGGGACCATGCATAACTGGTCCCGTATTGGGGCTGGTCTTTTGCTGAGTTCTGTTCCGTGGGGCGTGCAGTCCCACTCCCAAGAGTATACTCTCTGAAGAAAACAGATGATATTGAAAAGATCAATGGCTGGCTGGTGCGTCATCAGATataatgtttgtttgttttacaGTGAGCGAGAGACAGAGCCGACGAGACAAAAGGGAAACTCGAAAACTCGAAAGACAGACTCCACTGTCTTTACTTCATGACCCATATTTATCTTTCCCTTTTCCCTGTCTCATGAGCTCAGTATTGTCTCCATTCAATTGGGTTTGGGCTGGCTAATCCTGTCTGTTAAATGAGCTGGTTGGTTTTTATGGACCATTTCTTCTCTTTCCGGGTCCTACAACTGTcctctcttttgttttccttggtattttatatatctggtctttgtttcttttaatttctctggCACATAACATGAAGGCTGAATGGgctgtattttttctttcctttggtTCCTGATCAGGTGATCATCGTCGCACATTTCCTGAAGTCTTTTAACCACTTCCATCCATCAAGATGTAATAATTAGTACAAATCGTATCTTAGCAAATATAATTTACCAATTTAATCTACTTGGTTCGTATCTTAAGGGAATAGTTTTGCTTCTTCGCGGAAAATAAGTAAAGATAAAGAATGGCGCTGTTTGTGCAAGTCCCTGCCATTCAGACAACTTCCGGCCAAACAAGAACATGCGTCGTAGTTCATTGACAAAGAAATGCACAACTCTTGGTTTGTTGTTTTGCTACGAGGAGGAGGTTCTTAACATCATGCAAGTTCTAAGCGTTCGCATCTAGCCAGCTAAAGTGATAAATGGGCTGCGCTACATTTGGAGCTAGGTACTGTTTGTATTGATGCCAGTCATTAATTGAAGAATTCATAGGCTTAGACTTAGACAAAAATCAGCAGTAGAACATTAGCTTCTTTAAATTTTCACTGAGCTTTGGTAGAGGAGCTGCCTTTGGTGGGGCTGCTCTTGAGATTGTAGAAGCATTTCTCATGGAAGCCATGCACTCTGATCGCTCAAGGTAAAGTCTGCCTCTATATGCAGCCAAGTGAGCATAGTAAGCTGGAGGCACTAAAGAAACTGGCTTGGTGCACCTTACAAATGTGTAGCACAGATTGTAAACCAGCTTCTGTAGTTCATCAGAAGTGAATTGGTTCTCATCCCACAGGACATGGTAATGTGTTGGCCTGCTTGTACCTTTCACTCCCCAATGGCTGCATAGATAGAAATCAAATTCCCTTGGATGTGTAATCACAGTGTCCACGACAGTCCCAGGGGGTATATTTTCGTCAGAAAACTGGTTCTGAGTTGAAGATGGATCAGTTTCATTCGGAAACAACCTTGTGTGATGTCTCTTCTGGACTACTGCAAAAGTAATGGGAGGCCTATAACCAGGGAATCTAGAACAAGCTTCTCTAATGGCTTGCAATTCCTCTTTAAGGACCTTATAAAATTGGGTTTCGCTTACTCCGTCCCTAAAGAATATAATTCTTTTGGGAAGTTCATTCAATTCTTGGTAAAAGTCGTCTAGTAATTCTTTCACCATTTCACCAAGGTCTTGGATGATTTCTTGTCGATGTGTTTGCGACCTCATTCTTGAGACATACTTGTTTGCTGCAGGCCAGTTCATGCTACCAACCACAGCAGCAACAGATGGACTGATATCGTCGAGCGGGTGAGGATGAGTCACATCAGCTCCCATGAAGATCACAGGTTCATTGGAACGAAGGAGGCGAGGAATCTGAGAGGGTAACGAATTGTACAAAGCAACTGTGCACCCACCAACTTTTGCATTGATCTTGAGAGCCAAATTAGCCAGAAATTGTGAGCTCAACTTGCCAAGATTTAAATACAAGCAGCATTGGGTTACGACACCAACACTTGTCTCTGCTATTCGCTTCAAATCTGCGTACCCTTTGTGTTTCTTCTCCATTACGCATATAAGCAGCTGGAGATTGTTTGATGCGGCGCTGTGTATCTTCTTGAGTTTTGATTCCAGAAGGGAGACGTTATTTAGCACCTGAGTTGGCTCAAATTGAGGTTTAATCATCGTGTTCTTGTTAAGGAAGATGCCTAATTGTTCACACCTTTGAGATAGCTGGTTTATGAATTTTGGAATGCTGGACTTCTGATCAAGGGTGCCTCCAAAACTTATCAGTGCCCACCTTTGGATTCTAGTTCCTTCAAAGACATGGCTATCCAGCAGGTTCCACTGGCAATCATGGCGAGAAGGAATGAGATCTCTTACATGGCCACCATCACCAAGTCTCAGTTTTGGAGGTTGAAGAATTCTGCCGCTCAATCGTGTCATTTCTCTTGAAATTTGGAGTTTGAATTCTCTTCCCTGGCTGCCACTGTTAAGAAAAAGGTTTACCAAGTTCGAAACAAATGAGtgaagaatctaaaaaaaactaaagaccgagtgaaaatattagtttaaatgAACTTTCAAGAGACTCAAGAAAAACTTTCGCTGGGGCATTCTTTTAGCACTTTTGAAATCACCTTGTTGGGCCAACAGTTCCTCGCATGACTCCATCTATGATGGCTTTTCGTTCTTTTGGTCTTTGGCAGCCCATCTTAAGTATCCTTGCAGTCTGATCATCAGATAGCTTCCCGAGAAACTTCTGGCCTTCACAAATCATACAGAGTTCCATAGGAAGATAACATGGTTTGCTCCTACTAATCTGCAAGCATGGTAAGTTTCTGAATTGTATATCGTAGTTGTAGTGATCCTTGAAGTAACTCAACAACCTCAGATTTTTTCCATCCCTGTCAGAAAACCAAAGATTTTCTGTAGCTTCCTCAGTTAGGCCAAAAACCCGGTATCTCTGAACAGTTTCCCTGTGACAAACAAAGATCCTGATGTTCTTTAAGGCCTTCTCCACTTCTTTCCTTTCTTCACCAAccaaacttctttttttcctttgaggAAGGTCCCGAAGAAATTCTAGACGCTTTTGCAGGTAGGGAATTATTCCAATACTTTCATGAAATGCAGTCACAGAGAAATCCACATTGAGAGCTAGCCCTTGCTGAGTTGGCCGTAGACTTTGAAAGAACCCTCTTAATGCAACCGCTCCACCTCCAATTTCTTTAGTTCCTCCCATTGAACTAGAATACAGTGATCTTCCCACAGGTATACATCTCTCCATTGGACTCTCTCTCAAAACAACATCCAAAGCATGCAGATAATCCTGAGGCAGAGGGATCCAATCATCGCCTTCCTTGCTCAAGTAGCGACTCAATTCCTTGCCATCCAACTTCGAAACAAGCTTGATATTTATTCGAAATAGTTTGAGTTGTTGATGCTTCTCTTGCAAGAAATTGAATTCTCCAAAAGGCAGTGATGACTTACTAGTTGGGATTGGGAGGCTAACATAGAATTCAAGCCTATCCTTTTGGAATTCAACAGGACTGTAAAGACTTTTTCGGCCATCGTAGGCTGGAAGAGCACCAGAGAGCACAGCTGAATTTTCCTTCACCAGTTTTTGCTTGATCATCCGGGCAACCTCCCTGGAAGGATTAGGAGAAATTTCCACATTGTAATGGAAAATTCGTTGCGAGGAGTCGAATTGAACAGGGAAGTGGTTGGCAAGGAGAGTAATAACTGATCCTTCTACACCACCAGAATCTGGTCTCCTTGCAACCACTAGTGATTGTGTGTTGGCACTCATGACTTTCCTTCCACCATCTCCTTTAAGAGGCCGATTCTTCTGTTGTTGAAGCCCCTCAAAAGCTGTTCATACATGGTGAAAACTATCCGTAAGTAAATGGAACCAAATTCAATCACTTGGGTATGGTTTGGTCTCATACCAGATCATCTAGAAATGGTTAAAAAGATCTAGAGCTAGAATAAAATCAAGAACATTATAGCATTTGAGTCCTATTTATTACAAGTAAAAGAGAAAATCTGTTTGGCATttagattatatattttcattattctcCTTTTGTAAATAATTAGATTCCTCGTTGCTGATAACTCTATACTACTTTAATGTACCCAAAGAGATTAAAATGAAAGAGCTGTCATAATTTAATAACTTGGTAGTATAAAAGCTCAAAGCAAAA is part of the Populus alba chromosome 10, ASM523922v2, whole genome shotgun sequence genome and encodes:
- the LOC118043004 gene encoding protein argonaute 7; its protein translation is MEETEESSGNKKCTTKTKTFRGRTNTHKHHYHQYQYQYHYHYQHQLLQYSNQYGFFNHNQYPGYYPALLPLPPPIPLQLALTPPLPQNHSFISKTQLQKPLCKLNNPSPPPPSPSPHTSSDTKSPAVTTSPAFEGLQQQKNRPLKGDGGRKVMSANTQSLVVARRPDSGGVEGSVITLLANHFPVQFDSSQRIFHYNVEISPNPSREVARMIKQKLVKENSAVLSGALPAYDGRKSLYSPVEFQKDRLEFYVSLPIPTSKSSLPFGEFNFLQEKHQQLKLFRINIKLVSKLDGKELSRYLSKEGDDWIPLPQDYLHALDVVLRESPMERCIPVGRSLYSSSMGGTKEIGGGAVALRGFFQSLRPTQQGLALNVDFSVTAFHESIGIIPYLQKRLEFLRDLPQRKKRSLVGEERKEVEKALKNIRIFVCHRETVQRYRVFGLTEEATENLWFSDRDGKNLRLLSYFKDHYNYDIQFRNLPCLQISRSKPCYLPMELCMICEGQKFLGKLSDDQTARILKMGCQRPKERKAIIDGVMRGTVGPTSGSQGREFKLQISREMTRLSGRILQPPKLRLGDGGHVRDLIPSRHDCQWNLLDSHVFEGTRIQRWALISFGGTLDQKSSIPKFINQLSQRCEQLGIFLNKNTMIKPQFEPTQVLNNVSLLESKLKKIHSAASNNLQLLICVMEKKHKGYADLKRIAETSVGVVTQCCLYLNLGKLSSQFLANLALKINAKVGGCTVALYNSLPSQIPRLLRSNEPVIFMGADVTHPHPLDDISPSVAAVVGSMNWPAANKYVSRMRSQTHRQEIIQDLGEMVKELLDDFYQELNELPKRIIFFRDGVSETQFYKVLKEELQAIREACSRFPGYRPPITFAVVQKRHHTRLFPNETDPSSTQNQFSDENIPPGTVVDTVITHPREFDFYLCSHWGVKGTSRPTHYHVLWDENQFTSDELQKLVYNLCYTFVRCTKPVSLVPPAYYAHLAAYRGRLYLERSECMASMRNASTISRAAPPKAAPLPKLSENLKKLMFYC